Proteins encoded in a region of the Drosophila gunungcola strain Sukarami chromosome 3L unlocalized genomic scaffold, Dgunungcola_SK_2 000005F, whole genome shotgun sequence genome:
- the LOC128258991 gene encoding transmembrane protein 50A, translated as MGVLDNVANYFTGETSRNKNSSIIAGLLFFAGWWVLIDAMTIDGNHQITTGHVFIGIFGTISFCMVNAVKGEHISEENSSESGARIAKIWLLVGFVMGFASIIAAVWVMIDDFINNDKKDGWFGVALLMQNVFILFASLIYKFGRNEEEWNE; from the exons ACTGGGGAGACGTCCCGGAACAAGAACTCCTCCATAATAGCAGGCCTGCTG TTTTTCGCAGGATGGTGGGTCCTAATCGATGCCATGACCATTGATGGCAATCACCAGATCACCACTGGCCATGTCTTCATCGGCATCTTTGGCACCATCAGCTTTTGCATGGTGAACGCTGTGAAGGGGGAGCAC ATCTCGGAGGAGAACTCATCGGAATCGGGTGCCAGGATAGCCAAGATCTGGCTGCTTGTGGGCTTCGTAATGGGCTTTGCCTCCATCATTGCCGCCGTCTGGGTGATGATTGATGACTTCATCAACAACG ATAAGAAAGATGGCTGGTTTGGAGTAGCCCTGCTCATGCAGAATGTCTTCATCCTGTTCGCCAGTTTGATCTACAAGTTCGGTCGCAACGAGGAGGAATGGAACGAGTAG
- the LOC128258989 gene encoding chitooligosaccharidolytic beta-N-acetylglucosaminidase — MKRTALGVALLLALVAQLTAHSANDLVYGYECRSGLCQKVELSEENFAKAISMPVCRLFCGSAIGTLWPKPTGAVRLDTLMRQVDISFIDFHVNGTARQEKLWRAAEDRFMDMLEAQIPDRKILARGGYRMSVNINIPNEPTPARLTLETDESYVLDIDTDASGHVLANITAANFFGARHGLETLAQLVVYDDIRREVQVTANATIHDAPVYKWRGLLLDTSRNYYSVKSIKRTLEGMALVKLNTFHWHITDSHSFPLEVEKRPELHKLGAYSQRQVYTRRDVAEVVEYGRVRGIRVMPEFDAPAHVGEGWQHKNMTACFNAQPWKSYCVEPPCGQLDPTVDEMYDVLEDIYGTMYDQFNPDVFHMGGDEVSTSCWNSSQAIQQWMKKQGWKLETADFMRLWGHFQTEALARVDKVANGTHTPIILWTSGLTEEPFIDEYLNPERYIIQIWTTGADPKVKKILERGYKIIVSNYDALYLDCGGPGWVTDGNNWCSPYIGWQKVYGNSLKSIAGDYEHHVLGAEGAIWSEQIDEHTLDNRFWPRASALAERLWSDPIGGWREAESRLLLHRQRLVDNGLGAEAMQPQWCLQNEHECPIDAYDAQA; from the exons ATGAAGCGGACTGCACTAGGAGTGGCCCTGCTCCTGGCCCTGGTGGCTCAACTGACGGCCCACAGTGCGAA TGACTTGGTGTACGGCTACGAGTGCCGGAGTGGTCTCTGCCAGAAGGTGGAGCTCAGCGAGGAGAACTTCGCCAAGGCCATCAGCATGCCCGTGTGCCGGCTCTTCTGCGGCTCTGCCATCGGCACCCTGTGGCCCAAGCCCACGGGTGCAGTGCGTCTGGACACGCTGATGCGCCAGGTGGACATCTCCTTCATTGACTTCCATGTCAATGGCACCGCGCGCCAAGAGAAGCTTTGGCGGGCGGCTGAGGACCGCTTCATGGACATGCTAGAGGCCCAAATCCCCGATCGCAAGATCCTCGCCCGCGGTGGCTATCGCATGTCCGTGAACATCAACATCCCGAATGAGCCCACACCTGCCCGGCTCACCCTGGAAACTGACGAGAGCTATGTCTTGGATATCGACACCGATGCCTCGGGTCATGTGCTGGCCAACATCACGGCAGCGAACTTTTTTGGAGCGCGCCATGGTCTGGAGACGCTGGCCCAGTTGGTTGTCTACGATGACATCCGTCGCGAGGTTCAGGTGACTGCCAATGCCACTATTCATGATGCTCCGGTGTACAAGTGGCGTGGCTTGCTGCTGGACACCTCGCGTAACTATTACTCCGTGAAGTCCATCAAGAGAACGTTGG AGGGCATGGCCCTGGTCAAGTTGAACACCTTCCACTGGCACATCACCGACTCGCACAGTTTCCCCCTGGAGGTGGAGAAGCGTCCCGAGCTGCACAAACTAGGAGCCTACTCCCAGCGCCAGGTGTACACCCGCCGGGATGTGGCCGAGGTTGTGGAGTACGGTCGGGTGCGGGGAATCCGTGTGATGCCCGAGTTCGATGCCCCTGCCCATGTGGGTGAGGGATGGCAGCACAAGAACATGACCGCCTGCTTCAATGCCCAGCCATGGAAGTCCTACTGCGTGGAGCCGCCTTGCGGACAGTTGGATCCCACCGTGGACGAGATGTACGATGTGCTGGAGGACATCTACGGCACCATGTACGACCAGTTCAACCCGGACGTCTTCCACATGGGCGGCGATGAGGTGTCCACCAGCTGTTGGAACAGCAGCCAGGCCATACAGCAGTGGATGAAGAAGCAGGGCTGGAAACTGGAGACCGCCGACTTTATGCGCCTGTGGGGACACTTCCAGACGGAGGCGCTCGCCCGGGTGGACAAGGTGGCCAATGGCACGCACACGCCCATCATCCTGTGGACCAGCGGACTCACCGAGGAGCCCTTCATCGACGAGTACCTCAATCCGGAGCGCTACATTATTCAGATCTGGACCACGGGCGCCGATCCCAAGGTGAAGAAGATCCTGGAGCGTGGCTACAAGATCATAGTGTCCAACTATGATGCCTTGTATCTGGACTGCGGAGGACCTGGCTGGGTCACGGATGGCAACAACTGGTGCTCCCCCTACATTGGCTGGCAGAAGGTGTACGGGAATAGTTTGAAATCCATTGCCGGCGACTACGAGCATCATGTACTGGGTGCCGAGGGAGCCATCTGGTCGGAGCAGATCGACGAGCACACGCTGGACAACCGCTTCTGGCCGAGAGCCAGTGCCCTGGCCGAGCGCCTGTGGTCCGATCCCATCGGGGGTTGGCGCGAAGCCGAGTCCCGGTTGCTGCTGCACCGCCAGCGGCTGGTGGACAACGGCCTGGGTGCGGAGGCCATGCAGCCGCAGTGGTGCCTGCAGAACGAGCACGAGTGTCCCATTGATGCGTACGATGCACAAGCTTAA
- the LOC128258990 gene encoding general transcription factor IIE subunit 2, producing the protein MDPALLREREAFKKRAMATPTVEKKSKPDRPAPPPPSDDSKRKMRPPTAPKLDASTYKTMSGSSQYRFGVLAKIVKFMRTRHQDGDDHPLTIEEILDETNQLDIGQSVKNWLSSEALHNNPKVEASPCGTKFSFKPVYKIKDGKTLMRLLKQHDLKGLGGILLDDVQESLPHCEKVLKNRAAEILFIIRPIDKKKILFYNDRTANFSVDEEFQKLWRSATVDAMDDAKIDEYLEKQGIRSMQDHGLKKPVPKRKKAANKKRQFKKPRDNEHLADVLEVYEDNTLTLKGVNPT; encoded by the exons atggaTCCAGCACTGCTTCGCGAACGCGAGGCCTTCAAAAAGAGGGCGATGGCCACGCCCAC CGTTGAGAAGAAATCCAAGCCCGATAGACCTGCTCCACCGCCGCCCAGTGATGATTCCAAGCGTAAAATGCGCCCGCCCACGGCTCCCAAACTGGATGCCTCCAC ATACAAGACCATGTCGGGCAGCTCCCAATACCGGTTTGGAGTGCTGGCCAAGATTGTAAAATTCATGCGCACCCGTCATCAGGACGGCGACGATCATCCACTGACCATTGAGGAGATTCTGGACGAGACCAACCAACTGGACATTGGGCAATCTGTTAAGAAT TGGCTTTCCAGCGAGGCTCTGCACAACAATCCCAAGGTTGAAGCCAGTCCATGTGGCACCAAATTCAGTTTCAAGCCAGTGTACAAAATCAAGGATGGCAAGACCTTGATGCGACTGCTCAAGCAGCACGATTTGAAGGGCCTGGGAGGCATCTTGCTGGACGATGTCCAGGAATCCCTGCCGCACTGCGAAAAAGTTCTGAAAAACCGAGCTGCCGAAATACTCTTCATTATAAGACCCATTGACAAAAAGAAGATTTTATTCTACAACGACAGGACAGCTAACTTTTCG GTGGACGAAGAGTTCCAGAAGCTATGGCGTTCGGCCACGGTCGATGCCATGGACGATGCCAAAATCGACGAGTACCTCGAGAAGCAGGGCATTCGCTCCATGCAGGACCATGGCCTCAAGAAACCCGTTCCCAAGCGCAAGAAGGCGGCCAACAAGAAGCGGCAGTTCAAGAAGCCCAGAGACAACGAGCATTTGGCCGACGTTTTGGAAGTCTACGAGGATAACACACTAACGCTGAAGGGCGTGAATCCCACGTAG
- the LOC128259297 gene encoding RNA-binding protein 45, with the protein MYTPSKRQKTGKRSEVQKSQRKNKISGRRIRTMSDYRSQSRGGGRGGQEYSNDDDPPMSRLFIICNKAHTEEDFREAFSQYGEIEDIWVVKDKHTQENKGIAYVKFSKTSDAAKAQEEMNGKTIGKMDRTLKVLVAANRNQGSNKSENEQEKYVRLFIVIPKTATEEDIREEFSQWGEVETVTIVKEKNNGNPKGFGYVRFTKFYYAAVAFENCSAKYKAVFAEPKGSTRTQRDQYGRPAEDNPLYSGSGRGNSNFNGGSSSSGGGGNSYNNDWNASQNNDMSAFLRMQNVPVAQPSCLEVNVSNCVNQDQLWRLFDIIPGLDYCQIMREHGPRTNEALVVYDNPEAAIYAKDKLHGLEYPMGERIIVKVNGMSSARMDTSFIDKRTKKDAICNVPLPPTQPLASPDAQVAQRLFIVLSANLPHSILKNIFSCWSGLIDVYLLPNKNCGYVKYAEAESAQMAIHTLNGAEICGTKIKVMEAEERSGSDGDDGGRKRLRRN; encoded by the exons atgtatacgCCATCAAAGCGgcaaaaaacaggaaaacGAAGTGAAGTGCAAAAATCACAGCGGAAAAACAAGATATCAGGGAGAAGAATAAGAACCATGTCGGACTATCGATCCCAATCTCGCGGCGGCGGACGTGGCGGCCAGGAGTATTCCAACGACGACGATCCGCCGATGTCGCGTCTGTTCATCATTTGCAACAAGGCGCACACTGAGGAGGATTTTCGCGAGGCCTTCTCGCAGTACGGCGAAATCGAGGACATTTGGGTGGTGAAGGATAAGCACACGCAGGAGAACAAGGGCATCGCCTACGTCAAGTTCTCCAAGACATCGGATGCGGCCAAGGCGCAGGAGGAGATGAACGGCAAGACCATTGGCAAGATGGATCGCACCCTCAAAGTCCTGGTGGCTGCCAA TCGCAATCAGGGCTCCAATAAATCCGAAAACGAGCAGGAGAAGTACGTAAGACTGTTCATTGTCATTCCCAAAACGGCCACCGAGGAGGACATTCGCGAGGAGTTCTCCCAGTGGGGCGAGGTGGAGACGGTGACCATTGTCAAGGAGAAGAACAATGGCAATCCCAAAGGCTTCGGATATGTCCGCTTCACCAA GTTCTACTATGCAGCAGTGGCCTTTGAGAACTGTTCCGCCAAGTACAAGGCTGTCTTTGCCGAGCCCAAGGGCTCCACTCGCACACAGCGGGATCAGTACGGTCGTCCCGCCGAGGATAATCCGCTGTACAGCGGGTCAGGACGTGgcaattccaattttaatgGTGGCAGCAGTAGCAGTGGCGGTGGAGGCAACAGCTACAACAACGACTGGAATGCTTCGCAGAACAACGACATGTCGGCCTTCCTGCGCATGCAGAATGTCCCGGTGGCCCAGCCCTCGTGCCTGGAGGTCAACGTGAGCAACTGCGTCAACCAGGATCAGCTCTGGCGGCTCTTTGATATTATACCCGGCCTAGATTACTGCCAAATCATGCGGGAAC ATGGACCCCGCACAAATGAGGCCCTGGTGGTGTACGACAACCCCGAAGCTGCCATTTATGCCAA gGATAAACTACATGGCCTGGAGTATCCAATGGGCGAACGCATCATTGTCAAAGTCAATGGCATGAGCTCGGCTCGCATGGACACATCCTTTATAGACA AGCGCACCAAAAAAGATGCCATCTGTAATGTGCCTTTGCCCCCAACTCAGCCACTGGCCTCGCCCGATGCCCAGGTCGCCCAACGCCTGTTCATTGTTCTCTCAGCG aatttgCCGCATTCGATCTTGAAAAACATATTCTCCTGCTGGTCGGGACTGATTGACGTCTACCTACTGCCCAACAAGAATTGCGGCTACGTCAAGTATGCGGAAGCTGAGAGTGCCCAAATGGCAATTCATACTCTAAATGGTGCTGAAATCTGCGGCACTAAAATAAAG GTCATGGAGGCGGAGGAGCGCAGTGGATCCGATGGCGATGACGGTGGACGGAAGCGATTGAGGCGTAATTGA
- the LOC128259259 gene encoding protein twisted gastrulation: MKLLVNIIISLSVFQLVFADMAEMRRKSHTEEFEGMSALFRAMSSSPNDGYTYNWSVVSFSNDGQPDSGFNCTVLYLDQCTSWNRCRQTCLKTGATSYRWFHDGCCECVGEHCMNYGINESRCRLCPEPGFDDEED, encoded by the coding sequence ATGAAGTTACTTGTGAACATTATTATTTCCCTCTCAGTTTTTCAATTAGTTTTCGCTGACATGGCGGAAATGCGAAGGAAATCGCACACTGAGGAGTTCGAGGGAATGTCAGCGTTGTTCAGGGCTATGTCCTCATCGCCAAACGATGGATACACCTACAATTGGAGCGTGGTATCGTTTTCAAACGATGGGCAACCAGATTCCGGTTTTAATTGCACTGTTTTGTATCTGGATCAGTGCACATCCTGGAATAGATGCCGTCAGACTTGCCTGAAAACCGGAGCCACCAGCTACAGATGGTTTCATGATGGCTGCTGCGAGTGCGTGGGCGAACATTGTATGAATTATGGCATAAACGAGAGCAGGTGTCGACTGTGTCCCGAACCGGGATTCGATGATGAGGAGGATTGA